One Lycium barbarum isolate Lr01 chromosome 5, ASM1917538v2, whole genome shotgun sequence genomic window carries:
- the LOC132639633 gene encoding uncharacterized protein LOC132639633, with product MEHDSDKFVQKYHQCQIHGDLVKVPPTELYAMSSPCPFLVWGMDVIGPIEPPASNGHRFILVVIDYFTKWVEATSHKWVTKKVMAAFAKNNLICRFSILESIITDNGANLNSHLMKDICDQFKITHRNFTAYRPQMNGAVESANKNIKRILRKTIDIYKNWHEQLPYTLLGYRTETRTSTGETVYLLIEVILPAEVEIPSLRIIQETGLNDAEWIKNRHEQLAMIDEKRMVVVFNRAAGTSSTRLAHSKGGKQTQSGGEVPEVATENRR from the exons atggagcatgactcCGACAAATTCGTGCAAAAGTACCATCAGTGTCAGATACACGGAGATCTGGTCAAGGTTCCACCCACAGAGTTATACGCGATGAGCTCGCCTTGTCCATTTTTGGTATGgggaatggacgtcataggacccatcgagcctcCAGCCTCCAATGGACATCGCTTCATTTTAGTCGTCATCGACTACTTCACTAAATGGGTAGAGGCAACTTCTCACAAGTGGGTGACTAAGAAAGTCATGGCTGCCTTTGCCAAGAACAATCTAATATGTCGCTTCAGTATACTTGAATCCATCATCACAGATAATGGTGCCAATCTGAACAGCCATttgatgaaggatatctgtgaCCAATTCAAGATAACCCACAGAAACTTTACCGCCTAccggccacagatgaatggagctgTAGAGTCTGCCAATAAGAACATCAAGAGGATCTTGAGAAAGACAATCGACATTTACAAgaattggcacgagcagttgccttatACTTTATTGGGGTACAGGACAGAAACTCGAACTTCCACCGGGGAAACCGTGTACCTTCTTATAGAAGTAATCTTACCCGCAGAAGTGGAGAtcccttcactcaggatcatccaagagACAGGGCTGAATGATGCAGAATGGATCAAAAATCGCCATGAGCAACTAGCCATGATAGATGAAAAACGAATGGTGGTG gttttTAACAGGGCAGCAGGCACATCATCAACCAGGCTTGCTCACAGCAAAGGCGGAAAGCAAACTCAGTCAGGCGGCGAAGTACCAGAGGTCGCAACAGAGAATAGGCGGTAA